Proteins from a genomic interval of Bacteroidia bacterium:
- a CDS encoding DMT family transporter has protein sequence MKAIIYLLVAAVFWGINFHFAKIMLSEVRFIEAAAWRYIFGVLPLFFLAYKQLPSWTAIRENLKGILLIGIVCLFGFNIFFFIGLKYSSAINGSLIISTAPMLTILFSSSMLKTPLERKHIIGTVISLFGVLYLILKGNLLHFTQLNFSISDILLLVASTLFALQNVWIKKYGAAISNINFTLLTNFLCLLSFLIVLPFVGMEEVSTYSISFWFSAIGIGFFGTAVAYYFWNEGIKISSANQAGIMLNVVPLSTAIFSIILGEELFMYHLISGLLILVGVIVIRRQ, from the coding sequence ATGAAAGCTATTATATATCTCCTGGTAGCAGCTGTTTTCTGGGGAATCAATTTTCATTTCGCTAAAATCATGCTGAGTGAAGTTAGGTTCATAGAAGCTGCTGCCTGGAGGTATATTTTTGGTGTCCTTCCTTTATTTTTTCTTGCCTATAAACAATTGCCTTCCTGGACCGCCATTCGAGAAAATTTAAAAGGCATCCTTTTGATAGGGATAGTCTGTTTGTTTGGATTTAATATCTTCTTTTTTATTGGCTTAAAATATAGCTCCGCCATTAATGGTTCTTTAATTATTAGCACGGCTCCCATGTTAACGATCCTTTTCTCCAGCAGTATGCTAAAAACACCTCTGGAAAGAAAACACATCATCGGTACAGTCATTTCTCTTTTCGGCGTTCTTTACCTTATTCTAAAAGGAAATCTACTCCATTTTACCCAACTGAATTTTAGTATTAGTGATATATTACTGTTAGTAGCAAGTACCCTTTTTGCCTTACAAAATGTATGGATAAAAAAATATGGAGCTGCTATCTCTAACATCAATTTTACCCTGCTGACCAATTTTCTCTGTTTGCTTAGTTTTTTGATAGTCTTACCTTTTGTAGGAATGGAAGAGGTAAGTACTTATTCTATTTCTTTTTGGTTTTCCGCTATAGGTATTGGATTCTTTGGAACGGCAGTAGCTTATTATTTTTGGAATGAAGGAATTAAGATATCCAGTGCCAATCAAGCAGGGATTATGCTAAATGTAGTGCCTCTGTCTACAGCTATTTTTTCCATTATCTTAGGGGAGGAATTATTTATGTACCACCTGATAAGTGGCTTGCTTATCCTTGTTGGGGTAATCGTGATAAGACGACAGTAA
- a CDS encoding DUF3667 domain-containing protein: protein MTEQDDNIACKRCGSKMSGEFCSDCGNARTLRRIDGAYLLSEIASVFNFDKGILLSIRELLLRPGKNIQTFILEDRARLVKPIVFIIVCSLTYTLFQQLLGFEDGYINYSFDGDDTSSLIFEWISKNYGYANILISIFIAFWIKVLFRKDNYNFFEILILLCFLIGMSMLIFSFFGILASLTGLSLIDKGSLIGLLYIAWGIGQFFSGNKIKNSLKGLLTYILGLLTFTLSLIILGKLVDGIIA from the coding sequence ATGACAGAACAGGACGATAATATCGCTTGTAAACGATGCGGCAGTAAGATGAGCGGGGAATTTTGTTCCGACTGTGGGAATGCCAGAACATTAAGAAGAATAGATGGCGCATACCTTCTATCTGAAATTGCCAGTGTTTTTAATTTCGATAAAGGCATTCTACTCAGCATACGGGAATTGCTCTTAAGACCCGGAAAGAACATTCAAACATTTATTCTGGAAGACAGAGCCCGTCTGGTCAAACCCATTGTTTTCATCATTGTATGTTCCTTAACCTATACCCTCTTTCAACAATTATTGGGCTTTGAGGATGGGTATATCAATTATTCATTCGATGGAGATGACACCAGCTCTCTAATATTTGAGTGGATATCAAAAAACTATGGCTATGCCAATATTCTGATCTCCATCTTTATCGCTTTTTGGATCAAGGTCTTATTCCGAAAGGATAACTACAATTTTTTTGAAATCCTGATTCTCCTCTGCTTTTTAATTGGAATGAGCATGTTGATCTTTTCCTTTTTTGGAATACTAGCTAGCCTAACGGGTCTAAGTTTGATAGACAAAGGCTCTTTAATTGGACTGCTGTACATTGCATGGGGGATCGGACAGTTTTTCAGTGGAAATAAAATTAAAAACAGCCTGAAAGGCCTTTTGACTTATATACTGGGTTTACTGACTTTTACGCTCAGCTTGATAATACTGGGGAAGCTGGTCGATGGGATAATTGCATAA
- a CDS encoding DUF4375 domain-containing protein → MGQNKKYEYVELKSIEELPSKYWDINVKDYITTIAFEEVKDESDIAKQEESITTFIKGLPQKIRLIFTVYDLDTEVHNGTYEQYFSNFSGNYKDVILSDLEYLGAEEIAIITDKAIKGYQSFESKGFPEDEYEDFIRSVTDEFYKAYEGESLHELSVEFIRENIEYFKHLDL, encoded by the coding sequence ATGGGGCAGAATAAAAAATATGAATATGTGGAACTTAAAAGCATAGAAGAGCTTCCTTCCAAATATTGGGATATCAATGTTAAGGATTATATCACAACGATTGCCTTTGAGGAGGTTAAAGACGAATCAGATATAGCAAAACAGGAAGAATCAATCACCACTTTTATAAAGGGATTGCCTCAAAAAATCCGATTAATCTTTACAGTATATGACTTAGATACAGAAGTTCATAATGGAACATATGAACAATACTTCAGCAACTTCAGTGGAAATTACAAAGATGTAATCCTAAGCGATTTAGAATACCTTGGAGCTGAAGAAATAGCAATAATAACCGATAAAGCTATTAAAGGATATCAGAGTTTTGAATCAAAAGGGTTTCCTGAAGACGAATATGAAGATTTTATTCGATCAGTTACAGATGAATTTTATAAAGCTTATGAAGGAGAATCCCTTCATGAATTGTCCGTAGAGTTTATTCGAGAAAATATTGAATATTTTAAACATTTAGATCTATAA
- a CDS encoding polysaccharide lyase family 7 protein, whose protein sequence is MKKVITPSLSGISLLAFLLFFASCSKTSSESNKEEAPDTLYASDVIPFFDHWNLILGDGSNAGQAINFEQKDFFYTETEGETDWVVYKAPNAGDTHGTSNNTRTELAQLKKWSPLTDAKLSATLKVMNVSSSGDARVAASYSVVIGQIHSADGHENEPLKIFYKKFPGHSKGSVFWHYEINTAGDDNSKRWDFSSAVWGHDFSVVGTEEDSYPEEPEDGIELGEELSYEIEVKEGIMYLTFSSDGHESKRFTKNLIESEYTSPEDIPEQTQALFVPIGQDGVERANAYADEGLFFKLGSYNQTNGKSPEVNRNWCSGADTFDGNINKQYETGNYAEVWVKKASIYVSENAISNEGYFLKND, encoded by the coding sequence ATGAAAAAAGTAATCACCCCTTCCCTATCAGGAATCTCTCTTCTGGCTTTTCTGTTGTTTTTTGCGAGCTGTTCCAAAACGAGCAGCGAGTCTAATAAAGAAGAAGCTCCTGACACCCTTTATGCAAGCGATGTTATTCCATTTTTCGATCATTGGAATTTGATTTTGGGGGATGGCTCGAATGCTGGTCAGGCAATCAATTTTGAGCAGAAAGATTTCTTTTATACCGAAACGGAAGGAGAAACGGATTGGGTGGTGTATAAAGCTCCCAATGCAGGAGATACTCATGGAACCTCAAACAATACAAGAACTGAATTGGCTCAACTGAAAAAATGGTCTCCCCTAACAGATGCCAAATTGAGTGCGACCCTCAAAGTCATGAATGTATCCAGTTCTGGCGATGCTCGGGTTGCAGCTTCCTACTCAGTCGTCATAGGCCAGATCCACAGTGCCGATGGACATGAGAACGAACCCCTTAAAATATTTTACAAGAAATTCCCGGGCCATAGCAAAGGTTCGGTTTTCTGGCATTACGAAATCAATACCGCCGGGGATGATAATTCCAAAAGATGGGACTTCTCTTCGGCTGTCTGGGGCCATGATTTTTCTGTGGTAGGTACAGAAGAGGATAGCTATCCGGAAGAACCTGAAGATGGCATTGAATTAGGAGAAGAATTGAGCTATGAAATCGAGGTCAAAGAAGGTATCATGTACCTCACATTTAGCAGCGATGGGCATGAAAGCAAACGCTTTACGAAAAACCTGATCGAATCAGAATATACGAGCCCTGAGGACATTCCCGAGCAAACCCAGGCCCTATTTGTTCCCATTGGCCAGGATGGAGTAGAGCGAGCAAATGCTTATGCAGATGAGGGCCTTTTCTTTAAGCTTGGATCTTACAATCAAACCAATGGAAAATCTCCTGAAGTGAACAGGAATTGGTGTTCCGGAGCCGATACCTTTGACGGAAATATCAACAAGCAATATGAAACGGGAAACTATGCGGAAGTTTGGGTTAAAAAAGCCAGCATTTATGTAAGTGAAAATGCTATCTCAAACGAAGGCTATTTCCTTAAAAATGACTAG
- a CDS encoding protein-tyrosine phosphatase family protein, which produces MRIYWIEELNQGMIGIMARPRGNDWLEIEIQKLSLEKIDWVISLLEKPEISELELEQEGELCKKYGMSFLNFPIKDRSIPQDNHAFISLIESICHSLEQGNKIVVHCRMGIGRASLVAAGVMLKTGVQPSQIFERISSYRKLEVPDTKEQVDWFSEIAEDL; this is translated from the coding sequence ATGAGAATATACTGGATAGAGGAACTCAATCAAGGGATGATCGGAATCATGGCTCGGCCCAGAGGAAATGACTGGCTTGAAATAGAAATTCAGAAGCTGTCTCTGGAAAAGATAGATTGGGTGATATCCTTATTAGAGAAGCCGGAAATAAGTGAACTGGAGCTTGAGCAGGAGGGCGAACTTTGCAAAAAATATGGCATGAGTTTCTTAAACTTTCCTATAAAAGATCGCTCGATTCCTCAAGACAATCATGCATTCATATCATTGATAGAGTCTATCTGTCATTCATTGGAACAAGGAAACAAAATAGTGGTGCATTGTAGAATGGGAATAGGAAGGGCCTCTTTGGTAGCAGCAGGGGTCATGCTAAAGACTGGAGTTCAGCCAAGCCAAATTTTTGAACGGATAAGCAGCTACAGAAAATTGGAAGTCCCGGATACTAAAGAACAAGTGGATTGGTTCAGCGAAATAGCGGAAGATCTTTAG
- a CDS encoding histidine kinase, whose product MNAFFQKYYKAMLIGGGISLGLVLMLSRTRFILFEPSYVSPAVFLFINILALILCWFSISFLIQKFSVYKVLGIFSFLLIGGLLDSVLEPFNPVTIPLIILFWLGIASLILPQFFKKYRIAILSVYGIVLSYFFIFRMMPNYVEEHHQNFLNFMLIPIPVFAALWGYEQWRWFKNLQAEKGQAELALLKSQINPHFFFNTLNNLYGLVVEKSEQAPQVVLKLSEMMRYTIYDGREEFVSLADEVNYLENYIDLHKIRYQKRVNIEFKQEIVEDYLIAPLLFINLLENAFKHGVEGMTEDAFVRIKLSARDKEISFVIENNFEGDTEKKPAGIGLENLQKRLEHLYPKRYQLNIENEAPLYRVDLKINLS is encoded by the coding sequence ATGAATGCCTTTTTTCAAAAGTACTATAAGGCTATGTTGATTGGAGGAGGAATCTCCTTAGGCCTGGTTCTTATGCTGAGTAGGACTAGATTTATACTTTTTGAGCCGAGCTATGTATCTCCAGCTGTTTTCCTTTTCATAAATATCCTCGCCCTGATCCTTTGTTGGTTCAGCATTTCTTTTTTGATCCAAAAGTTTTCGGTTTACAAAGTCCTGGGGATCTTTTCTTTCCTGCTGATAGGCGGTTTGCTAGACTCTGTATTGGAACCTTTCAATCCCGTCACCATTCCCCTGATCATCCTTTTTTGGTTAGGGATTGCATCACTTATCCTGCCTCAGTTTTTCAAAAAGTATAGAATAGCTATTCTATCGGTATATGGAATCGTCTTATCCTATTTCTTCATCTTCCGGATGATGCCCAATTATGTAGAGGAGCACCACCAGAATTTCCTCAATTTCATGTTGATTCCTATCCCTGTATTTGCGGCTTTGTGGGGATATGAGCAGTGGCGCTGGTTTAAAAATCTGCAGGCAGAAAAGGGGCAAGCTGAATTAGCCTTACTGAAAAGCCAGATCAACCCACACTTCTTTTTCAATACCCTGAATAATCTGTATGGTCTGGTGGTCGAAAAGTCGGAGCAAGCCCCACAGGTAGTGTTGAAATTATCCGAAATGATGCGCTACACCATTTATGATGGAAGAGAAGAGTTTGTTTCTCTGGCTGATGAGGTGAATTATCTAGAAAATTACATTGATCTGCACAAAATTCGCTATCAAAAAAGGGTGAATATTGAATTCAAACAAGAGATAGTGGAAGACTATTTGATTGCCCCTTTGCTATTTATCAATCTACTTGAGAATGCTTTTAAGCATGGAGTAGAAGGAATGACGGAAGATGCTTTTGTGCGAATCAAGCTAAGTGCGAGGGACAAAGAGATCAGTTTTGTAATAGAGAATAATTTTGAAGGAGATACAGAGAAAAAGCCTGCAGGAATCGGGCTTGAAAATCTGCAGAAACGATTGGAACACCTATATCCCAAACGCTATCAATTGAATATTGAAAATGAAGCTCCGCTTTATCGCGTAGACCTAAAAATCAATTTATCGTGA
- a CDS encoding serine hydrolase domain-containing protein encodes MKRYYLLLILCSFSLTLFGQPGEHQEIDNLFVEWENDQSPGAAIGIIKEGKLIYSKAYGIANLDYGIPITNDSKFYIASTSKQFTAACIALLSIEGKIGLDDNIREYLPEIPDYGKEITIRHLVHHTSGLRDYLVLMYLAGESFEDYFSIRDGIKKLEKQKALNFSPGEKYQYSNSGYILLAEIVNRTSGMTIRQYAEKNIFQVLGMTNTFFNDDHKEITKNRVISYQSQADGTYKRFLQNFDALGDGNLLTTVNDLFLWDQNFYNKTLGGKELEDIMLTPGVLNNGDTLDYAFGLIHGEYKGLKTISHSGGMLGFSTQFVRFPKLGFSVIVLANRLDANASHKAFQIADILLEDKFVDQSEKKETKGNIPNTKNTKKNIDHSKLKLEDYIGRFYSEELDTSYLLILEEEKLKLQIADYPARELTIHGVDSFTIDLGLIRFIRSKGVITAFELDAIGETNLKFEKE; translated from the coding sequence ATGAAAAGGTATTATCTATTATTAATCTTATGCTCCTTTTCTTTAACCTTATTCGGACAGCCTGGAGAACATCAGGAAATTGATAACCTATTTGTGGAATGGGAAAACGATCAATCTCCCGGTGCTGCAATAGGAATAATTAAAGAAGGGAAATTGATCTATTCCAAGGCTTATGGAATAGCTAACCTTGATTATGGAATTCCAATTACTAATGATTCGAAATTTTACATTGCTTCTACTTCCAAACAATTCACAGCAGCATGTATAGCTTTATTATCTATTGAAGGGAAAATTGGATTAGACGATAATATCAGAGAGTACCTTCCTGAAATACCTGATTATGGAAAAGAAATAACAATCAGGCACTTAGTCCATCATACAAGTGGTTTGAGGGATTATTTAGTTTTGATGTACCTGGCAGGAGAATCATTTGAGGACTACTTTTCAATTAGGGATGGGATCAAAAAACTGGAGAAGCAAAAAGCCTTAAATTTCTCTCCCGGAGAAAAGTATCAATATTCAAATTCTGGCTACATCCTATTGGCTGAGATTGTAAACCGAACGAGTGGTATGACAATAAGGCAATATGCTGAAAAGAATATTTTTCAGGTACTCGGAATGACGAATACATTTTTTAACGATGATCATAAAGAAATCACGAAGAATCGGGTAATCAGCTACCAATCTCAAGCTGATGGCACTTACAAGAGATTTCTACAAAATTTTGATGCGCTTGGCGATGGCAATCTATTAACTACAGTTAATGACTTGTTTTTATGGGATCAGAATTTTTATAACAAAACCCTTGGTGGAAAGGAACTCGAAGATATCATGCTCACACCGGGAGTTTTAAATAATGGAGACACGCTTGACTATGCATTTGGCTTGATCCATGGAGAATATAAAGGATTAAAAACCATCTCTCATAGTGGCGGTATGCTGGGCTTTAGCACGCAATTTGTTCGCTTTCCGAAACTAGGTTTTTCAGTAATTGTTCTTGCAAATCGACTCGATGCAAACGCAAGTCATAAGGCTTTTCAAATAGCAGATATTCTTCTCGAAGATAAATTTGTAGACCAATCAGAAAAGAAAGAAACTAAGGGAAACATTCCCAATACAAAAAACACCAAAAAGAATATAGACCATTCTAAGCTCAAACTGGAGGATTATATTGGGAGATTTTATTCTGAAGAACTAGACACCAGTTACCTGTTAATTCTAGAGGAAGAAAAATTAAAACTACAAATTGCAGATTATCCTGCTCGAGAATTGACAATTCATGGTGTTGATTCTTTTACTATTGATTTAGGATTAATTCGTTTCATTAGGTCAAAGGGAGTAATAACAGCTTTTGAACTTGATGCTATCGGAGAAACAAATTTGAAATTTGAAAAGGAATAA
- a CDS encoding nuclear transport factor 2 family protein: MIQSQAQTSDLQLIEKTINHYFDGMINHNASSIEKAFHPGASMKWMAEKYMDVNAVEALSDYVNSNDPVKTKTRITSINIVGDAANAQLELEYESFYFIDFMHLMKIEGEWKIVSKTYTTVQKDF, encoded by the coding sequence ATGATTCAATCACAAGCTCAGACCAGCGACCTACAACTCATTGAAAAAACGATCAATCATTATTTCGATGGCATGATCAATCACAATGCTAGTTCTATTGAAAAAGCCTTTCATCCAGGCGCTAGCATGAAATGGATGGCGGAGAAATACATGGATGTTAATGCTGTTGAAGCATTGAGTGATTATGTAAATTCCAATGATCCTGTCAAAACCAAGACCCGTATTACTAGCATTAATATCGTGGGTGATGCTGCCAATGCTCAATTAGAGTTGGAGTATGAAAGCTTTTATTTTATTGATTTCATGCACCTAATGAAAATTGAAGGAGAATGGAAAATTGTTAGCAAAACCTACACGACCGTACAAAAGGACTTTTAA
- a CDS encoding Xaa-Pro peptidase family protein yields MNLKPSYELPSLQEMNWRKKKLLSMMKEAGLDAFVITDPDNVFWLTNFANYVHERPFILILSKEGKLRFLVPKLEVLHVKRRAIGELELPTYEEFPFPKAQSWDTVFKQETEHFSRIGVEAIAPQFVIEKLGERIYACEFLEEARYVKSEFEVSRILYSSRVVTQAMNKLLKIAKPGMSAIKSSSRISKLISLQMLADNPQANVLATKIGVIVQSPNVSDDPHNFTNLFDMDMQYGGPHVAVINSILNGYGTEVERTFFLGEVPKDAERPYQVMMEARQLALELCKPGADMHEVDVKVKEHFTQKGYGNNVIHRSGHSIGVTGHEGPFLAEGFHYEMKENMFFTVEPGIYIEGIGGFRHSDTIVITAEGNKSLTPVKDSLKDMTLSAYKLNLSLSAKNKQKLMVLANRYFGLNVH; encoded by the coding sequence ATGAACCTTAAACCAAGCTATGAGCTGCCTTCCCTTCAGGAAATGAACTGGCGAAAGAAGAAGCTTCTCTCCATGATGAAAGAGGCAGGTCTGGATGCCTTTGTTATCACTGACCCGGACAATGTGTTTTGGTTAACGAACTTCGCGAATTATGTACATGAACGCCCGTTTATTTTAATCTTGTCAAAGGAAGGCAAACTCCGCTTTCTTGTCCCAAAATTGGAAGTTTTACATGTAAAACGTCGTGCTATAGGAGAGCTTGAATTGCCCACCTATGAAGAATTCCCTTTTCCAAAAGCCCAGAGTTGGGATACTGTTTTTAAGCAAGAGACTGAGCATTTTTCCAGGATTGGAGTAGAAGCTATTGCGCCACAATTTGTGATTGAGAAGCTGGGAGAGAGAATCTATGCCTGTGAATTTCTGGAAGAAGCTCGATATGTAAAATCCGAATTCGAAGTCAGCCGCATCCTCTATTCCTCCAGAGTTGTGACTCAGGCCATGAATAAACTATTGAAAATAGCTAAGCCCGGAATGTCTGCCATCAAAAGTAGTTCCAGGATTTCAAAACTTATTTCTCTCCAGATGCTAGCTGACAATCCTCAGGCAAATGTTCTGGCTACCAAGATTGGAGTTATCGTCCAGTCTCCCAATGTGTCCGACGATCCCCACAATTTTACCAATCTCTTTGATATGGATATGCAATATGGAGGTCCACATGTCGCTGTGATCAATAGTATTTTGAATGGCTATGGGACTGAAGTAGAGCGTACTTTCTTTCTGGGCGAAGTTCCCAAAGATGCAGAACGCCCTTATCAAGTAATGATGGAAGCTCGTCAATTAGCCTTAGAATTATGCAAACCTGGAGCTGATATGCATGAGGTAGATGTGAAGGTCAAGGAACATTTCACCCAAAAAGGCTATGGTAATAATGTGATACATCGCAGCGGACACAGTATTGGCGTAACAGGGCATGAAGGACCTTTCTTAGCCGAGGGATTTCATTATGAAATGAAAGAAAATATGTTTTTTACCGTAGAACCAGGTATTTATATAGAAGGTATTGGAGGATTTCGACATTCAGATACAATTGTGATTACAGCTGAGGGGAATAAAAGTCTGACACCGGTGAAAGATAGCCTAAAAGACATGACCCTTTCTGCCTATAAACTAAACCTTTCGCTATCTGCTAAAAACAAACAAAAGTTAATGGTTCTGGCCAATCGCTATTTCGGGCTGAATGTCCACTAG
- a CDS encoding AAA family ATPase — MIIAITGASGVGKTSILEDVSKQLSADSRIKVFHFDDMGLPNWEELEDIQKWQEEATIDWINKLVKTAREEKLHILFEGSTDMKHFIKGFHQNSYTDYKILLFDCSQEVMKSRLIKRGHAELYQADMIGWLKYLRKEAISKDIQILKTDESSIRDIGQKIIEILNECKDDRTGR; from the coding sequence ATGATCATTGCGATTACAGGTGCATCGGGAGTAGGAAAAACGAGCATCCTGGAAGACGTATCAAAGCAATTATCAGCGGATAGCCGGATAAAGGTATTCCATTTTGACGATATGGGCTTGCCCAATTGGGAGGAACTGGAGGATATCCAAAAGTGGCAGGAAGAGGCAACGATCGACTGGATAAATAAGCTTGTAAAAACTGCCAGAGAAGAAAAACTGCATATTCTCTTTGAAGGCTCTACCGATATGAAACATTTCATCAAGGGCTTTCACCAAAATAGCTACACAGATTACAAAATACTCTTGTTTGATTGTAGTCAGGAGGTTATGAAAAGTCGCTTAATAAAACGAGGGCATGCAGAACTATATCAAGCTGATATGATTGGATGGTTGAAGTACCTGAGGAAAGAAGCGATTTCAAAGGATATCCAAATCCTAAAAACGGATGAGTCCTCGATAAGAGATATTGGGCAGAAGATCATAGAAATACTGAACGAATGTAAAGATGACAGAACAGGACGATAA
- a CDS encoding NAD-dependent epimerase/dehydratase family protein — protein MKVILTGSTGMVGKGVLLECLDDNRLDQVLLINRSPININHPKIKEILHNDFTDFSSIQHEFQGFDACYHCMGVSSVGISEEAYYKLTYTITEALVDTVYKANPEMIFMYVSGEGTDSTEKSSSRWARIKGKTENMIFNKAFKDAYAFRPGAILPERGVKSKTKLYNAIYVLTRPIFPLLKKMKSVTSTINIGKAMLHLIDHPQDLKHLEGKDINRLANN, from the coding sequence ATGAAAGTAATCCTAACAGGCTCTACCGGAATGGTAGGTAAAGGTGTTTTATTAGAATGTCTGGATGATAATAGGCTAGATCAAGTGCTTTTGATCAATCGGTCTCCGATAAATATTAATCACCCTAAAATAAAGGAGATTCTACACAATGACTTCACTGATTTCAGCTCAATACAGCATGAATTTCAAGGCTTTGATGCCTGTTATCATTGCATGGGAGTGTCTTCTGTAGGAATAAGTGAGGAGGCTTATTATAAGTTAACATATACAATTACGGAAGCTTTGGTGGATACAGTTTACAAAGCCAATCCTGAAATGATTTTTATGTATGTTTCAGGGGAAGGAACGGATAGCACGGAGAAAAGCAGCAGCAGGTGGGCTCGGATAAAAGGCAAAACTGAAAACATGATTTTCAACAAAGCTTTTAAGGATGCCTATGCTTTTCGACCAGGAGCAATTCTACCTGAACGTGGAGTTAAATCAAAAACTAAACTATACAACGCAATATATGTCCTCACCCGCCCCATCTTTCCCCTATTGAAGAAAATGAAATCGGTTACCTCTACCATAAACATTGGTAAAGCCATGCTTCATTTAATTGATCATCCCCAAGACTTGAAACATCTTGAAGGAAAAGATATTAATCGGCTGGCGAATAATTAG
- a CDS encoding LytTR family DNA-binding domain-containing protein: MTRYCIIDDEPIAHRIIEGYCQDLPYLQKVGNCYNAFEAMELLSQKPVDLIFLDINMPKLSGFDFLKSMQHPPLTIVTSAHKEFALEGYELNISDYLLKPFSLPRFLKAIHKTIGESMPKLEREASPKNDTHFFLKGDKKIHQLSFEDVLFVEAYGNYCKIYLREEMIVSHEKISSLEALFPREDFLRVHKSFIVPLKKIKTIEGNRISIGEHLVPIGQTYKKALMMRINKPKL; the protein is encoded by the coding sequence GTGACCAGATATTGTATCATAGACGACGAACCCATTGCCCATCGCATCATAGAAGGCTATTGCCAGGATTTGCCCTATTTGCAAAAAGTGGGCAATTGTTATAATGCATTTGAGGCAATGGAATTACTAAGTCAAAAGCCGGTAGATCTGATTTTTCTGGACATCAATATGCCAAAACTATCCGGTTTTGATTTTTTGAAATCAATGCAGCATCCTCCTTTAACCATCGTAACCTCAGCACATAAAGAATTTGCCCTGGAAGGGTATGAATTAAACATTTCGGATTATTTATTAAAGCCCTTTTCCCTTCCCCGTTTTTTAAAAGCTATACATAAGACGATAGGGGAGAGTATGCCTAAACTGGAGAGAGAGGCTTCCCCAAAAAATGATACTCATTTCTTCCTCAAAGGTGATAAGAAAATTCATCAGCTGAGTTTTGAGGATGTCTTATTTGTCGAAGCTTATGGGAATTATTGCAAGATTTATCTGCGAGAAGAAATGATTGTGAGTCATGAGAAAATCTCCTCTTTGGAAGCTTTATTTCCAAGAGAGGATTTTTTGCGGGTTCACAAATCTTTTATCGTTCCCCTCAAAAAGATAAAAACCATAGAAGGCAATAGAATTTCCATTGGGGAACATTTGGTACCCATCGGACAAACCTATAAAAAAGCCTTGATGATGCGGATCAATAAGCCCAAACTCTAG